In Lampris incognitus isolate fLamInc1 chromosome 13, fLamInc1.hap2, whole genome shotgun sequence, the genomic stretch ggctaaacattttcccgcacgtggtgcatgTGAATGATACTAGCCCCTAGCTAGCCTttagcctttagccgagcggttagtgatgtcgccttgtggtgcagtacacttcgtgtcgaatcccgcaccgggcaagaaaataaccggttacattggtggcagcggtgggatccggaagtgtgcagatcctcagaagtctcttcggagcgcgggaataacaaagcgcgaggaaaCTACAAGACATGTACAGTGAAGAGGAAGTATTCACGTCCTTTGCAGAAATATCAACCAAACATGACATTTCAAGGAATAATTGTATTCAAATATCTTCAACTTAGGAGCTTTATATCCTCATCTGAAAATCATTCATTAGATAAATCTGGCATTTCTACATTACAGGTATGACTTGTTTGTGCTCGGGTCAGATGATTCATCTgaatcaaaactgagattatgggaggaagATATaggggaggaaatatctttagaagactggagtgaggcatgtaaggaGGCACAGAGACAGACAATCAGCAGTAGCTTGAAACTTatccagtataaatggctgatgcagacatacataactcctgttaaattacaCAAGTTTAATGATAACATACCTGATACCTGTATCAAGTGTAAGGAGACAAGAGGAACACTATATCATTGTATATGGGAAAGTGTGAAAGTGAAAACCTTTTTGGCAAGATGCTATTAATATGATTTATCAAATtttatcaaagaaattaccattggatcccacgctttttattcttggtattTATCCTACCAACCCACATTTACAAAGCAGAGTTCAGGTTCATAGACATGTGTATACTACAAGCTAAACGTATATTTGCTCTAAACTGGAAAAATGTTGATGGACCAAGCATTGGAATGTGGATCAAAGAAATGgcatcaaacatgtcaatggaaaagataacctatattgttagacgtaaacagacTGTTTTGACGATATCTGGAGACCCTGTATGTACTTCTTAAGGCATAATGTTAATGTTGGCAACTTCCTttagcaagaacaagctctgggagAGTAGGATAGCTTTATATGACCATGTATATATTGAccagaaaaacaccctttaaaTCTTGTTTCTTTTTAATGTTTTCTTTTTATTCTCGTTATTTTAGGatatatcatttatttattttatctaatTATCTTTTTTGTAATTTGTTTTTAGGGATTGGGttatgggagggagaacagggtgaAAAAATGTTAGCTGTGTTCTGTACTGTTGATGTGATTTGCATCCTGAAaaccaataaatatattgttaaaaaaTGAGGAGGAAGACgcaaatctcttacagtattcacactttaatatgttcatgaacagacatcACAAGCCTAGATACCTGAATGTACACCGATCAGTACAGTACAGCCTCTCTGATAGGGCAGTCATCTgttctccttatctcatgtcttccagctcacatgccaccaaggccatttctccaattactgtgtacagacttgctacactctgAGTTTCTCCTACATGTGTCTGCTATCAGATAACAGTTAACCATAgacctttatttgttcacatggagaagacactttataagaccacctttgttctgttacacatggactttaagcatctatctaagcagtgtaaaataaagttaaacgtggtataggtcatacatgggcaaagattaaaagtaagcatcAACATCATGAATATGAATGGCTCTCACAATCCCTCCTTTTGATTACTTTTAACCAACAACAAATTGTCTAGATAAAACATCACATGAAAACATGACAATGGTTATACATCCTGGGGAACATTTTACCTCACACAGAATAactgtgaggcctgtctgtcagttgtaagccaACTGACATGCATCAGGtttacatcaacacactccatGTACACTCAccagtcagacagaagtcacagTTATCCCATGTCCTCTCCAGCCAAACATCTCGACCCACTCTTGACTAGAAATAAGTAAAAGACTCGAGAAGTTATCTACACTAATTTGAGCAGACACATTGTGAAAAACCCAGAGTTGGCATTTGGGAAAAACATACGTGAATGCTCAAAATCCATCtaaaacacaacacagtccccAGTAATCTCAGTCAATCATTAATATAAAATAACAAATGGGAGGTATATTCATAACACACATATGTAGACTGGTTACATATCAACTAAGTAAGAGTTAACACAAGGAAAAGCAAAATAAACCCATGACTCTAAATAAAAAGAAAGGATTTGGGGAACCATTCTATCAAGTGAGGTCACTGCAGACACTTGCTAAAATCCTGATCATCATCATAGTACGttggaacccagggatcagggGACTATTTGACTTGTACAGGCTTAATACAATATTTATGGATCAACCCAGTCAAGTAAGTAAGGACGAAAACAATAACAACAAGCAGGATAATACCCACAATCAGGGTATGAATGAATGAtgcactcacagatgccaaggggCCAAACCTTTTGGACAAGGGATCCCACCCATGAACAGTTTGTAAATATTTTACCCCATGTTCAGGTTCATGTCTCAGTTCGGATATTTCAGCATCGTTGCAAGTAATATATGAACAGCATATATTACTCTAGATACCTTCCACAATACTGTGTGGTTGCACTCAGGCTGCCTGTAAAAACTTGACTGAAGTCAGACAAGTCAAATAAGATTATATGTACCTCACTATCAGGCAGATCAAAATGAATAAGCCCCGAGACATAACAGACTGAGGAGGTGTCAAATAGTTTAGCACTGAATACCTTAAAGTCCGCTGTAGACAACGGTACTGGAACTACCATGGGTGATTGAGATGACGCAGGTAATTGTTGACAAATCCAACAATTAGTAAAGTTATGAGAGGTGGACATTCTTTCGTCATAGTTATAGCCAGATTTCCCCTATAGGTATCAAAGCATCTTACACAGATTAGAGGGGTTTCAAAAGTCTGAGTGGCTGATGTGGGGTTAGCAATATTTTTACATATCTGTGATTGATGCCTTGGTGGCCAGTCTGCATCTATACGGCATGTGAATTTTCCATCTTTTTGGCACCAGATTACGGActatttcaagccctcagctgtaaatTCGTCTGTGAGTAGCACTTTACAATATCCTGTTCCACATGTAGTTACACCATAGTGATGCTGTTTATCCATGACCAATAAATCTttatgcatgatcaataatccaggtaagaagatcaaagaaagtagaatcagttcatctggacaaaacgtttgcaaagagaaatgtttcatgactcatctaagtgacctcttcagtctcagctgactgcaggtatccccacccttataaacaatacagtggcataacgaccgaaaccaacgatcagtctcgtatgcaaataggcgtgaccattaactagagtttcaaaagCCAACTTTAACATGGTTCTCCCTACTACCGAAATcctaaatttgaaaaaaaaaaaccaatagtGTAGTTTATCATTATTAGGACCATCTGAACATAGCATGTGTTATTATATGGTCATAATACAATGTGATTGCACTTTTTGCTTAATTACTATAGTTCTTCCTCCTTAAAATCAAAAGTATAAACAATCTGACACTATGTTGTGACACTCTGTATAAATGAAGCTGTGAGGCATGGCTACAGTCTACATTCGTTGGTTAAAAAAATGCTCTTCAATATAAAAGTATTGATCTTGTCGTCGCACAGTCAATTTGAACACTATTGACAAAATGATCATAAAGAGCAGCATGTCTTGTTGGTGCAGTTGCACCCTTATAATGATTCCGTTTAACCCCCTGacatgtgttgcaatataaaaTGATCATAAATAATTAAGATGAATAGTCAGTTATCTTCTTTTTGCAGTGACCTGACCTGTGAGGCCTCTCACCTGTGTGGGTCATGACATGTTGTTTGAGACGCCATTTTAAGCTGAACCCTTTTCCACAGTCGCAGcacctgaatggcttctcccctgtatgagtccttacgtgttTTAGTAATTTTGACttatgggtaaacattttcccgcacgtggcgcatgtgaatggcttctcccctgtatgagttctTACATGCGTTTGTAaatttgacttctgggtaaacattttcccgcatgtggtgcatccgaatggcttctcccctgtatgagtccttatgtgtaGTAGTAATTTTGACTTCTggctaaacattttcccgcacgtggtgcatgtgaatggcttctcccctgtatgagttctTACATGCGTTTGTAaatttgacttctgggtaaacattttcccgcacgtggtgcaaccgaatggcttctcccctgtatgacttCTTACGTGTAGTAGTAAATTTGAATTAagtgtaaacattttcccgcatgtggtgcatgtgaatggcttctcccctgtatgagttctTATGTGTAGTAGTAaatttgacttctgggtaaacattttcccgcacgtggtgcatccgaatggcttctcccctgtatgagttctTACGTGTAGTAGTAAATTTGACTtaagggtaaacattttcccgcatgtggtgcatgtgaatggcttctcccctgtatgaatccTTACGTGTCGTAGTAAAcctgacttctgggtaaacattttcccgcatgtggtgcatgtgaatggcttctcccctgaatGAGTTCTTACATGCCTTTGTAaacttgacttctgggtaaacattttgcCACACGTGGTGCAACCGAATGGCTTGTCCCCTGAATGAGTCCTTACGTGTTTTAATAAATATGACTTCCggttaaacattttcccacacttGGTGCAACCGAATGGCTTGTCCCCTGTATGAATCCTTACGTGTTCTAATAAATTTGACTTCCGGTTAAACATTTTCCTGCATGtgttgcatctgaatggcttccccCCTGCATGAGTCCTTGTATGCCTCTTCATGTCATACTTCCAGGTAAAATCTCTCCCACAAGTGGTGCATTTGAAAGGCTTTTCCCCTGTGTGAAATGTCATGTGAATTTTGAAAATTTCCAAATTATAAAGCACTTTACCACAAATCTCGCATTTTTTGTAGGGCTTTTTGTGAGGCTTCAGCCTTGCTTTCCGAGCTGAACCCACTTCCTCACAGTTTTGAAG encodes the following:
- the LOC130122548 gene encoding gastrula zinc finger protein XlCGF26.1-like — its product is MSRRKLLRSFVIERLTAAAEEIMGAVERRMEEQEEEIERQRRLLDAVLKPSVTLHRTDFVQLSDQQHLEQEWSPSLSMEEQQKLWISPQEDKLPLKEIDDTVESIFTPLHDGNGDCKAQPLPSQLCQIETEEDTEPSSVISFGLIQLDAKEDNFLISEPRNDHHTLSNCCHVTKSEADHICSLQNCEEVGSARKARLKPHKKPYKKCEICGKVLYNLEIFKIHMTFHTGEKPFKCTTCGRDFTWKYDMKRHTRTHAGGKPFRCNTCRKMFNRKSNLLEHVRIHTGDKPFGCTKCGKMFNRKSYLLKHVRTHSGDKPFGCTTCGKMFTQKSSLLRHVRIHTGEKPFTCTTCGKMFTLKSNLLLHVRTHTGEKPFGCTTCGKMFTQKSNLLLHIRTHTGEKPFTCTTCGKMFTLNSNLLLHVRSHTGEKPFGCTTCGKMFTQKSNLQTHVRTHTGEKPFTCTTCGKMFSQKSKLLLHIRTHTGEKPFGCTTCGKMFTQKSNLQTHVRTHTGEKPFTCATCGKMFTHKSKLLKHVRTHTGEKPFRCCDCGKGFSLKWRLKQHVMTHTGERPHRSGHCKKKITDYSS